The sequence below is a genomic window from Silene latifolia isolate original U9 population chromosome 7, ASM4854445v1, whole genome shotgun sequence.
ATACTCACAGGTATTTGCTTTTAAAAAATGCAGAAGTATACTATTCCACCAATTTGGTATATTCCTTTTTAAATGTGTAAGCAGTAGATAATCGATTGATGGTTAAATGGAATGTGTTCATTTTGATTATATTCTTTCTATTTATCTCAGAATCTGTATAGAGGAGTAATTTCCTGGCCGCCATATGTTATTTGCCATCACCTTTTAACAAATGGTCCTCTGCATAATTTATTTTGTTATACACGTTTCTGTATCATTCCCAATGAAAATGTACATAATTGGAGTTGCCTTGTGATGGTTGTCTTCCTATCTATTGATCCTTAAGGTCACATAATGCTCTTTTTTGGAATATTTTTTCTGGTGGTTTGCTCATAGATTCGTGAATTGTCCTGATGTATCTGGGTATATGACCAAGTATAATAGTTTAGTACACACTTAACAAACATATGTTGCAAAAAATCAGCTATCATAATAATTATTTAGATATCTGTCTAGATCCGTTGACTATTCTGCATGTAGAGGATGATCATACTAGTGCATTATGTTTAAAAAGGATACACTCCCTTTGGACAATGCTCTGTGTTCTTTATCAACATGTTTGTAAGTTATCTTGCAGTATATAATATAACTTTTGCTTATTGTGTGCAGAAACTCGACCTTTCTGGATGCCCTCAAATAACAACATTAATTCTACTACTTTCTTTGCTTCGTCCATCAGACGGTCCCTTATTATTAGATGCTATAAGAACAAGTAATATTGATCTCGAGTATCCAAAATGGCTTTCACTTTTCCCGATTTTGTCTTTTGAGGCAATGGCCGAAGTTGACATATCCAAGTGTTCTCTGTTGCATCTTGGCGCTGCAGTGGATTGCTTTAAGAAGTCATTCCCTTTGTTGAGGACCATTAGGATGGCTCAATTCTTGGATTTTGAAACAATTATGTTATGCAACCTTGTGGAAAATTCTACCATTCGTGAAGTTGACTTAACAGTTGATGTCAGTCCCCTTTTACCTTCAAAAGTATCCGTTTTACATTCTGAGTCAGTAAGTAGACCCACAAAAAAAAGATATTATAATATTTCTCCTCATCGAGAACCAAAACCATGGCCATCAAATATATCAAAGCTTACATTGGAAGGACGAACTGACTTTTCAGGTAAAAGTGGCATTCTCGCTGACCTATTTTATAGCTGCTTATAATCTTTTAGATGAGAACAAATCAGCAAACAGAATTCAAATTCAATGTTCTTTGTTTAGAAGTTTGCTTTTCACCTTTTCAGTACTTTTGACAAATGACTCTTCGAATGTTTAGTCAAAATTTTGACAGACATAAAAGGATGGAACTGAAAATGGCAGTGAGAAATTGGAGAATATGCTGCTGACCAGATTAGCCATTCGTTCTTGTCTGAAATtgttcctttccttctctttgttttttttttgtttcttcaaACTAATTCTCCAACGTGCATCTCTTTCAAAGTTTTCTCAATTAAACTTTCTGTACTTCACAGTCCCTTCACATCTCCTCTAAGATCTCTTTCATAGCCCCTTACATTCTTTGTTAGCTCTATTTCTCCTTTTCTACTTTTTATCTATTTTCCAAAATGGATAATCAAAGTGGATCATGTTAGTCAACCCCAAAATAATTTTGGGACGAAGGCTTTGTCGTTGTTGGACtggatgaataataaattatataTGTAATACTCTATTGTAATAGAAGTAGATTTTGTCTTTGATATGACTAAACTTTGCTCTCCTGTTCAGGTAAATTTATTTAAATAGTGTTTTTATTCTTATTTTGATAATCCTTGATTTGGTTTTTTAAATGTTGCTGGCAGATGCAGAGCTCCTTGATGTTGCAGAGTGCTGTGCCTCCTTGATCTATTTGAACATTAGAGGTTGCTTGTCTGTAACGGATATCGGTATTGCAAATCTTATTGTAAGATGTGCAAAATTGCATTCGATTATAGCCACAAACACCTCATTTGGAGGAAATTCAATTTCTGCTCTTTGCTCTAGAGCTCAGGGTACCGCAAATTCTCCTTTTACAGAAGTAGATGTGGAACATGTAAAAATATCAGACATTAACCTACAAATGCTTCATATAGGTGGCTGCAAGGGTGAGTACTTCTGCGCTCACAAATCTCTTATATATCTATTCTAATCATCCATGGCTTTCTGAAATTGACTAGTTACTGACATCAAGTATCTTGTCAGTTGTCATTATTTATTATGGTTTCAAAAtgaaccaaaacaaaaaaaagatgCAAAATGTGGCTGGAAATTTTGGAAGTTGCTTGAATATAAAAGCAAATTCTTGAGTTatgtttttttgaaaattttggagTTCTGTTTTAAAAGAATGAAGTGTATATTAAATGTATGTGGTAGCTGttatttttatattatgtttAGCAATAGCAGATGTTGAGCTATTGACAAACAACAAAAATCTCTTCTCTATCAGGCTGCTAATAAAAAATGATGAGAAACTACGATAGAGATTCTGCTATTATGTAGTACTTGAAGCTCAATTCATTATTGAGTAATGGTGTCTTGATTGCTTGGAAATAATGAAATATTGTATGGTATGGTCATAAAGTTAGAGATAACAAGAATAGCACTTTCATGGGAGCTCTTTCGCTCCCTTTCTATTTCTTTGGGACAAGCACGAGGTTTGCACGAATTTGTAACGAGTATGGCTATTAGGCTCTTTTCTGCCCTCCTATTGATTGTGTTATGGGGAGTGTATCTATTAAACATTTCCCTACCGTAGATCATTCGATTGCGACATTGCATGATGTCTCATTCTCAATCATCCATTAAAGATTGAGGATAGCACATGAGGTGCTATGATAATTACTCCCTACTCCCCAGTATTATGGTGCACTAGTATATTTGAAACTCACCTCTTTTTTCTGTTAAGGTGCTGCTGTTTGAAGTGGCAAACAAGTATCACCAATTTAAAATTATCTATCTTTTTAGATAATTGGAAAATAATTAATGCACAGTTGCcttatgaaacaaaaaaaaagggcTGTTAACTTGTGCAGGAGCTGCATTGCATTAAAAACTGCGTCCTTATCTGCCAATAAAAAGAAAAGGTTCTACACATATTTTAGGATGCAGTGTTAGGATCTGAAATTTGTGAGGAGCTGTAGTATGATGTCTCAGGTTAGACCGTTTGTGGAGCATTTAATTTTGTGGTGCATATGTGAAGAAATATTATTGCCTTGATTGGCATCTCCATTTTTTTAATGCTTTACATTGCTAAGAAAACAGTGGCTATTGCATTTCTCTCTCTCTGAGAAGCACCTTGTAAATATTAATCTTCAAATTGCTAAAGTATTCACGTACCTTCTTGTTAATCTTGTTCCCGTGCAGGTGTCTGTGAAACATCTCTTGTGAATATTTTGTCTAAAGGACGCATGCTCAAGAGTCTTTGCTTGAGAGACACTTGCCTGGTAGACCACGCGTTATATAGGTTTCTCGGTTCTGCCTTGGAGATGCTTGATGTTTCTAACACCATGGTTAGTTTGTAGCTATGTGAATAAAGTAACATGATATTTTGTTAGAGTTCGGAGAAATGAGGTCTCCGATTTCCGAACATAAAGTTGGTTCCTGACTTCCTGCCCTAGAGTAATGATATTATGGATTAGAGACCAATGAGCAAAGAACCCCTTTGCACCCCTTTTATCATTTAGACGTAACCAAATAAGGACACTTAATGGCATGCCTGGAATAGGAGCAGCAAGTGGGAGGTATTTGGAGGTGAAATATGGGTGGTGCTTTATTGTAGCGATGGTTGAAGGAAGAAGAGTTGGCGATTTAAAATTCTGTATCTGGGATAATTTATTACACTAGGGCATGATAGTTGAGCTGTTTCACCCAAATTTACTCTAATTCTGGCTTGCCCCAACACTAGGAATGTGCAAGCAAGAGCCAGGGTTacctatttatttttttattatttttttaatatgCAATATGTGATATCCGATTAATGACGATTTCTTAACAACTTAAAATCAGTTAATTTCATCTCTTGTGTTAGTCAATTGCTCTTACGTATGCAACTAGACTTCATTGTTCGAAGCATGCGTGAAGGTTGAAGTGAACCTGTCAATTTCACTGTTAGAAGCTCTTCCTTCAATAAAAGAAAGACAAAAAGAACATAAAAGGCTTGTATCTTTTTCTTGCATAGTGAAGTATGTCATATGATGGACTTTccagttttgatttttttttttttttatattttattttaatttttgctGTTGTAGATTTCAAGAGATGCTTTATTGTACATGGTTATGAAAAATCCTGGCCTGGAATACTTGGAAACCAGTGGATGTAGGAATTTGTGCCTACATGGGAAAAAGAATAGTGAAGACAATTTGGCATCTTGGTATCCTTGTGAGAAAATTTTCAGTATGCTGGGAAAGGAATGCCGGTTAGAAAAGCTAGCAATTGGGTGGGGTTTCTCTGATTCATCTGTCCATGCAATTGGTCCTGGTTTGAAATCTCTTAAAAATTTGAAGGTGGGGTTAGGCGGATCATTAGGTCCAGAAGGAATGAATCTGTTGTGCACTTTATGTCCTTTGCTGGAATCTGTGTCTATTACGTTTCAGGTATTGTCGACTGCTCATGCGCATTGTATACTACTATATTATACTATTATAGTGATTTTGAGGTCACTGTTTTGCCAGGGGTTAAATGATTAATTTAGAGCTGTCTACAATTTTAATTTTCCAACAGAGAGAGTAGTTGTGAACTTATATTTCTTGCTTGTACTTTTGGTCAAAAGAACGGATATTTGCTTGGAATGAGATGATATTCATTATAAGAACCAGCAATTGATTCAAATCTTTCATGTCATTCGCAAGATGTAGCCTGGTTACCTATAAAAGAACAATAAGTGCTCTCCTAGATGAGCAAAATGTGCTGACGAGAGTACGAGACTGGAGTTACTTTTTTGTTCTAAAACATATCTCCTCGTATATGTTCTTCCAAATCTAAACAATTGTGGCGTCTATCTACAGGTGATTTCTGATATTGCCATCATGAAATTGTTGGTAACATTGAAAAGCTTACGGGCATTATCTATCCGCTATTGTATCGGGGACATATCCCAGCTGGCCTTGAATTGTAAGGCTCCACACTTGAGAAAGTTAAAGCTGGAAAGGGTGACTCCCTGGATGACAAATGACAACTTGGCTCTGCTGACTCAAAATTGTGTCAATTTAATTGAACTTTCATTGGTGGGATGCACATGTTTAGATGGAGGTTAGTATACATTATTATAGAGTGAAAATGCTATAACACTATGAGTTTGTTGAGAAATTGTATCCGACGCATGCTCGCATAGTATTAAATCACAGTATGGGCCATAGCATTCTAATCTCACTAAATACAGTCAATATCGCCTTAGAATGTGATAAAATACCGCCGCGGTGATCTTTATAGCCTATACAAGGGTAATGTGTTTTGACTTGTGTACATTTGACCTCCCCATACATGCTGCTCGCGGGAGCCCTCGAAGCACTTAGATAATGTGGTTGTTTGCTGTACAAAAAGCTTCTTTGTGTTTTAGACCTGGGATTAGGGTTGCATACATCCGCATTTTTGTTATTGCACCAGAGCTTTTATCGGCATTGTGGTTATGTTTTCATTGCTTGGTGAATCATACACAGTTAGATTAGCTGTTTTGTTCGTGGTACTTATGTCTAATACTGTGTGTCCCTGACTTTAGTGGAAAAGATATACACTCTTATGGAATATCATGCATCTGAACATTTGTTCTGCATTTCACGTTGTTGCCTAATGAATTCCCTCTTTTGTAGATGCTCAGGAAATCATTTCATCAGGTTGGCCAGGCCTTGTTTGTCTCCATTTAGAGGTACTTACAAGGATTTGTCAGTTCGAATCACTTCCTGTATTTTAGTATCCTGCTATCGTGTTTTAACAGAAAAGTGTGCATGCAAGTACTGAGATATTGGTACCCAAATATGGCGCTGATGTCTTGCTTGGTTTATCTTacatatgtattttttttattatcttCATTGGTAGTTGGTACCCATTAAataactaaaagagaaagagagaaatgtTGAAAAAAAAGCGGTACTAGGTATTGTTCTGCCTTTTCTACGTAGATCTTTTGAAACAGAATTCTTGAGCAACTAATGGTATGATGTTATGGCTCTTTCTCTGATACCTCTAATACTGTAAACTGTTCTTGTTCACTGGGTGTAAAGTGTGAACAAAAGAGCATAAACTGATTTGGTCTAGAGTAccatttaatttttgtttttgctCATAATTTGGCATTTGGTAATCTATTTGAGTAATATTATAAAGTCGAGCTATGGTTTGAATTCTACCTGCCGATAACTTCTTTAATTTTGCTTTCACTTTACTACCATTGTGAGTGGTCGTTGAACCTGTAATAGACGTTGCTTTTGACTCCTGATTTAGTTACCTTAGCTGACTGGTGTTTTGTGCTTATAACGTTTGTGTTAGGACTGTGGATTAATAACTTCAAAAGGGGTTGGTGCTCTTTTTGACTGCAAAGCAATGGAAGACCTCCTGCTTCGCCACAATGTAAACTTCGTCATGCTTTGTCTTTTGTAATGTCATATGTATGAATGCAGATGGATCTTTCAGAAAACACTAGAAATTATATGCTTTACTCCGCCATATTTCGTTTTGGCTTTGTCGCAAATAAATTTATTGTAAATTTCTCGTATAACCCTCGTATAATTTTGTATATGAAAGAGGGTCAAATAAAAGGACCACATTTCTGGTTGTCTTATTCTGGTTTATTCCACATCTTGCATTTTTCTTGCGTAGTATATTTTTAAAGCTTGCTTCTTATTCTGATTGTTTATCTTAAGTTCTGAGAAAAacaatgtaaatatgtaaattggAGAAATGAAGCGATGAGCGATCACATTATTATATAAATAATGATAACTCTGACTATGAATTGCTGCTTGCAGGGCTGTGGGATCTGGAGAAACTTTATAATCCATGCTGCTTCCAAAGTAAGTCATTTAGGGTgcgtttggattgaaggaattggagggAAAGAGAAGGAGGGGATTTGAAGGGATGAaaaatccattgtttggttagcaaaatggaggtggagggatttgaaggggagggaaaatggatccctccatttccctcctccaagccaaATTATTTTCTCTCCAACAACGGCAAGATTTGAAGGAAAAACcacctcctccattctccctcctctccctttcctttccctccttcctccttccctccctttccctctttttttgttatccaaacacacccttaatacTGCTAGAATATGTAGTACTCCTTCCGTGCCATTGGGTTGTTAATTTTTATCCTTTTAGGCTGGTCCGCTAATtgtttaatgtttctgtttttgtAAATCCTCTCCATGTCAAACAACGAAAATGCCTTGATTTTTATCCCATGTGCAATGAGAGGTCCCCCTAAcacacaaacaataaataaataaataaacctaCAAAAATTATTTCACATGGGTATTTCAGTAATCTACTTGTTCAAAAGTCCCCCAACCATACTTCCATGTACGTCTTCTTAACTGTGTCCCAAAAGTGAACGTAAACAATCAAATGGAACGGAGGAGTTATATGTAATACTCGTAAATGACATTCACCATAATTGTAACAGTTGCCTATGCTTAGAAGTTTATCACTAGATTGGTGTGATGCGAGTGAAGGCGACTTAGATCTGCCGAATGTGAGTACCACCATTTTATCTGTTATTTATTTGATTTGCAGTAGTTGATTAATTATGGGGTCTTCAATAGAGTTAGTCTAAACATGTATGTGTGTGATGTTATGTTTGAATCAGATTGAGGATCCTGGACTAATATATCAGTCTGCAGTGTGCATATGCCCTTTTTTTAATTGATGTAATCACATGCTGGGCTGGGCAGTCTTGGATCCACACAAAACATACCTGTAGTTCTAAAAAGGATATGTAAACAATTGGCTAGCGTAGACCAAAGTGGAATTCGTAATCTATTGACAGGGTCACAGGAATTAATCAGTCATATTCACAAGTAGTCTTTGCTGATTGCTTGCAAGTCTTATAACCAAGTGAAGATAATGCATAATGGAAACCCCCTATGTAGAGTAAAGGTGGCAATCAGGTCTGACCTTAGGTCAGTTATGGGTCAGTTTAAGCGGGTTGTGCCATATCGGATTGGGTTGTGCCTGGCCAGTAACGGGTTGCGGGTCGGTTACAATTCATGTCGGTCATTGTTGGGTCGTGTCATCATCGAGTGACAAGTCGGGCTCGGGCTCGACTCGGCTCGGCTCAGGTGCATTTATTATAGTTGAGGCACGTGGTGGGATCTATGGTCGTGTTCAGATTTCCAATTTGGTATATTGGGTTCAATATGGTGGCTGGTCGAACTTTTAAGGCTAATTATGGTGTTCGGTGGGTCAAATATGTTGATATGGTTGTTTTGGGGGGGCTGAGTGCTGACTGTGAAGGTTTAGTAAGTTGTAGGTTGTGGGCTGAAATTTTCGGAAGTTGCAAGCGGGAATTTCCAGGGTGGTGCTTGTTGGGGTCAGTAGGTCGAGGGCAGCCGACGATGGTGTGGTGGTGGAAGGATGAGGATATTGGCAAAGAGTTGTGGTTATAGACGTAATGACGTATGGTTAACATTAAATTAGCTCTAATGTAAAACGGACTCTTTTAATAGCTACTTTTACCCACTAATATGGTTAGATTTGGCTTTTTACATATATAAACTGGATTCGACTTCTTGTTATGTTTAGTGTTTATATTCCCTGTTGCAGTTTACGGACAGGTACTCACTGAGTAATGTAAAGATATCAAGATGCAAGCTCCGGAAATGCTCGTTAGATTTTCACAACATAAAGGCTCAGAAGAGACCTGTACACAAGGAAACGCTAGTACTCTTATGGAACAGCAGGAGTCTTCAGAGGACAGTTGTCAAAGAGAGAATCACATAGTATCATACTCTAGTAGCTTTACCTTATTATAACTAAAATTTGTTATTATAATTGTAGAtcaaatgaa
It includes:
- the LOC141592334 gene encoding BTB/POZ domain-containing protein FBL11-like isoform X2, with product MATEGTNGWWWSARTPLSSKGHQIPLLSLKLPSLLVTFLPGTFPLFSIIRLSKSTSFALVLMSLNYRLIEESTYFRTLFAGNFSESSMCSISVYWNPEMFIPILRFIHGYHMEITIFNFLPLFEAALYFGLERLVVECKTWFCDIMLKERLSSQQLRLDDVVRFRDFGLEHAVDWVVEHCTSYVAKNFMWAMSCDIFVDVPYSFILACVKHPHLTVYSERHLCETLLAWSAANMETSGFEDVWTDKCNQKDIQSSKWPNIFEEIRVDLLPLWFIMGKCRCSYFSTFAKQGVPNTFGLLKGLPKDSHYLGVADDFSYARIRLTEYSQKLDLSGCPQITTLILLLSLLRPSDGPLLLDAIRTSNIDLEYPKWLSLFPILSFEAMAEVDISKCSLLHLGAAVDCFKKSFPLLRTIRMAQFLDFETIMLCNLVENSTIREVDLTVDVSPLLPSKVSVLHSESVSRPTKKRYYNISPHREPKPWPSNISKLTLEGRTDFSDAELLDVAECCASLIYLNIRGCLSVTDIGIANLIVRCAKLHSIIATNTSFGGNSISALCSRAQGTANSPFTEVDVEHVKISDINLQMLHIGGCKGVCETSLVNILSKGRMLKSLCLRDTCLVDHALYRFLGSALEMLDVSNTMISRDALLYMVMKNPGLEYLETSGCRNLCLHGKKNSEDNLASWYPCEKIFSMLGKECRLEKLAIGWGFSDSSVHAIGPGLKSLKNLKVGLGGSLGPEGMNLLCTLCPLLESVSITFQVISDIAIMKLLVTLKSLRALSIRYCIGDISQLALNCKAPHLRKLKLERVTPWMTNDNLALLTQNCVNLIELSLVGCTCLDGDAQEIISSGWPGLVCLHLEDCGLITSKGVGALFDCKAMEDLLLRHNGCGIWRNFIIHAASKLPMLRSLSLDWCDASEGDLDLPNFTDRYSLSNVKISRCKLRKCSLDFHNIKAQKRPVHKETLVLLWNSRSLQRTVVKERIT
- the LOC141592334 gene encoding BTB/POZ domain-containing protein FBL11-like isoform X4; the protein is MMLFVLGILVWNTMWAMSCDIFVDVPYSFILACVKHPHLTVYSERHLCETLLAWSAANMETSGFEDVWTDKCNQKDIQSSKWPNIFEEIRVDLLPLWFIMGKCRCSYFSTFAKQGVPNTFGLLKGLPKDSHYLGVADDFSYARIRLTEYSQKLDLSGCPQITTLILLLSLLRPSDGPLLLDAIRTSNIDLEYPKWLSLFPILSFEAMAEVDISKCSLLHLGAAVDCFKKSFPLLRTIRMAQFLDFETIMLCNLVENSTIREVDLTVDVSPLLPSKVSVLHSESVSRPTKKRYYNISPHREPKPWPSNISKLTLEGRTDFSDAELLDVAECCASLIYLNIRGCLSVTDIGIANLIVRCAKLHSIIATNTSFGGNSISALCSRAQGTANSPFTEVDVEHVKISDINLQMLHIGGCKGVCETSLVNILSKGRMLKSLCLRDTCLVDHALYRFLGSALEMLDVSNTMISRDALLYMVMKNPGLEYLETSGCRNLCLHGKKNSEDNLASWYPCEKIFSMLGKECRLEKLAIGWGFSDSSVHAIGPGLKSLKNLKVGLGGSLGPEGMNLLCTLCPLLESVSITFQVISDIAIMKLLVTLKSLRALSIRYCIGDISQLALNCKAPHLRKLKLERVTPWMTNDNLALLTQNCVNLIELSLVGCTCLDGDAQEIISSGWPGLVCLHLEDCGLITSKGVGALFDCKAMEDLLLRHNGCGIWRNFIIHAASKLPMLRSLSLDWCDASEGDLDLPNFTDRYSLSNVKISRCKLRKCSLDFHNIKAQKRPVHKETLVLLWNSRSLQRTVVKERIT
- the LOC141592334 gene encoding BTB/POZ domain-containing protein FBL11-like isoform X3 — protein: MSDATVRSDGNGGDEWVVVECKDPTLIEGSSDSTPLSQTSISTCHISSWDIPTILNHQIVKVNILRSRLIEESTYFRTLFAGNFSESSMCSISVYWNPEMFIPILRFIHGYHMEITIFNFLPLFEAALYFGLERLVVECKTWFCDIMLKERLSSQQLRLDDVVRFRDFGLEHAVDWVVEHCTSYVAKNFMWAMSCDIFVDVPYSFILACVKHPHLTVYSERHLCETLLAWSAANMETSGFEDVWTDKCNQKDIQSSKWPNIFEEIRVDLLPLWFIMGKCRCSYFSTFAKQGVPNTFGLLKGLPKDSHYLGVADDFSYARIRLTEYSQKLDLSGCPQITTLILLLSLLRPSDGPLLLDAIRTSNIDLEYPKWLSLFPILSFEAMAEVDISKCSLLHLGAAVDCFKKSFPLLRTIRMAQFLDFETIMLCNLVENSTIREVDLTVDVSPLLPSKVSVLHSESVSRPTKKRYYNISPHREPKPWPSNISKLTLEGRTDFSDAELLDVAECCASLIYLNIRGCLSVTDIGIANLIVRCAKLHSIIATNTSFGGNSISALCSRAQGTANSPFTEVDVEHVKISDINLQMLHIGGCKGVCETSLVNILSKGRMLKSLCLRDTCLVDHALYRFLGSALEMLDVSNTMISRDALLYMVMKNPGLEYLETSGCRNLCLHGKKNSEDNLASWYPCEKIFSMLGKECRLEKLAIGWGFSDSSVHAIGPGLKSLKNLKVGLGGSLGPEGMNLLCTLCPLLESVSITFQVISDIAIMKLLVTLKSLRALSIRYCIGDISQLALNCKAPHLRKLKLERVTPWMTNDNLALLTQNCVNLIELSLVGCTCLDGDAQEIISSGWPGLVCLHLEDCGLITSKGVGALFDCKAMEDLLLRHNGCGIWRNFIIHAASKFTDRYSLSNVKISRCKLRKCSLDFHNIKAQKRPVHKETLVLLWNSRSLQRTVVKERIT
- the LOC141592334 gene encoding BTB/POZ domain-containing protein FBL11-like isoform X1, translated to MSDATVRSDGNGGDEWVVVECKDPTLIEGSSDSTPLSQTSISTCHISSWDIPTILNHQIVKVNILRSRLIEESTYFRTLFAGNFSESSMCSISVYWNPEMFIPILRFIHGYHMEITIFNFLPLFEAALYFGLERLVVECKTWFCDIMLKERLSSQQLRLDDVVRFRDFGLEHAVDWVVEHCTSYVAKNFMWAMSCDIFVDVPYSFILACVKHPHLTVYSERHLCETLLAWSAANMETSGFEDVWTDKCNQKDIQSSKWPNIFEEIRVDLLPLWFIMGKCRCSYFSTFAKQGVPNTFGLLKGLPKDSHYLGVADDFSYARIRLTEYSQKLDLSGCPQITTLILLLSLLRPSDGPLLLDAIRTSNIDLEYPKWLSLFPILSFEAMAEVDISKCSLLHLGAAVDCFKKSFPLLRTIRMAQFLDFETIMLCNLVENSTIREVDLTVDVSPLLPSKVSVLHSESVSRPTKKRYYNISPHREPKPWPSNISKLTLEGRTDFSDAELLDVAECCASLIYLNIRGCLSVTDIGIANLIVRCAKLHSIIATNTSFGGNSISALCSRAQGTANSPFTEVDVEHVKISDINLQMLHIGGCKGVCETSLVNILSKGRMLKSLCLRDTCLVDHALYRFLGSALEMLDVSNTMISRDALLYMVMKNPGLEYLETSGCRNLCLHGKKNSEDNLASWYPCEKIFSMLGKECRLEKLAIGWGFSDSSVHAIGPGLKSLKNLKVGLGGSLGPEGMNLLCTLCPLLESVSITFQVISDIAIMKLLVTLKSLRALSIRYCIGDISQLALNCKAPHLRKLKLERVTPWMTNDNLALLTQNCVNLIELSLVGCTCLDGDAQEIISSGWPGLVCLHLEDCGLITSKGVGALFDCKAMEDLLLRHNGCGIWRNFIIHAASKLPMLRSLSLDWCDASEGDLDLPNFTDRYSLSNVKISRCKLRKCSLDFHNIKAQKRPVHKETLVLLWNSRSLQRTVVKERIT